The Desulfatiglans sp. genome includes a window with the following:
- a CDS encoding DUF86 domain-containing protein, which yields MLKNDIIRLRHMLDAAIEAEGFISEKDRNDISNDRKLELALVKCVEIIGEAASSVSKECRDEFPQIPWSDIIGMRNRLIHAYFEINLDILWKTLTDDLPPLIIELNIIIPP from the coding sequence ATGTTGAAGAATGACATTATTCGTCTTCGTCATATGCTGGATGCTGCAATAGAAGCGGAAGGGTTCATAAGTGAAAAAGATAGAAACGATATTAGCAATGACAGGAAATTGGAACTTGCCCTTGTTAAATGTGTAGAAATAATTGGTGAAGCAGCAAGTAGTGTTTCAAAAGAATGCAGGGATGAATTCCCTCAAATTCCCTGGAGTGACATAATAGGGATGAGAAATCGGTTAATTCACGCCTACTTTGAGATAAATCTTGATATCTTATGGAAGACACTGACAGATGATCTACCCCCTTTAATTATTGAGCTTAATATAATAATTCCGCCTTAG
- a CDS encoding nuclear transport factor 2 family protein yields the protein MTIRKLAVLTMSVLLLAGTSALYASEKVQLRAQDRVEIEQLMWEYIQALDSHNGEAFITMFTPDGEFRSKETTAKGRDALKKMVVDAWQKMDANNEDGKKRPHMYHIVTNPHIEFIDDNHARFHAYWMGVLETGGDIVTAGREVNELVKVNGQWLIRIRDVNPGN from the coding sequence ATGACTATCAGAAAACTTGCAGTTTTAACAATGTCTGTATTACTGCTGGCAGGTACTTCAGCCTTATATGCCTCGGAAAAGGTCCAGCTTCGGGCACAGGACAGGGTGGAGATCGAACAGTTGATGTGGGAGTACATCCAGGCGCTCGATTCCCACAATGGAGAGGCATTCATCACCATGTTCACTCCTGATGGTGAGTTCAGGAGCAAAGAGACCACAGCAAAAGGCAGGGATGCCCTTAAAAAGATGGTGGTAGATGCATGGCAGAAGATGGATGCAAATAATGAGGATGGCAAAAAAAGGCCCCACATGTATCACATAGTAACAAATCCGCATATTGAGTTTATAGATGATAATCATGCACGCTTCCATGCATACTGGATGGGTGTACTTGAAACCGGCGGAGATATAGTAACTGCTGGTCGCGAGGTGAATGAACTTGTTAAAGTAAACGGCCAGTGGCTTATCCGTATCCGTGATGTGAATCCGGGAAATTAA
- a CDS encoding nucleotidyltransferase, producing MMGKSGIDLSYRKIREFCRRNHIRKLSVFGSFLRDDFNDDSDIDMLVEFFPDHIPGLIRLAGMENELSSVLGRKVDMRTAEDLSRYFRNDVLESAEVKYVEE from the coding sequence ATGATGGGAAAATCGGGCATTGATCTTTCATATAGAAAAATTAGAGAATTCTGCCGACGAAACCATATACGTAAATTATCAGTCTTTGGTTCTTTTTTGCGGGACGATTTTAATGATGATAGCGATATCGATATGCTGGTTGAGTTTTTTCCTGATCATATTCCAGGACTGATACGCCTCGCTGGTATGGAAAACGAATTAAGTTCAGTACTGGGGCGAAAAGTGGATATGCGAACTGCAGAGGATCTTAGTCGTTATTTCAGAAATGATGTATTAGAATCAGCAGAGGTGAAATATGTTGAAGAATGA
- a CDS encoding alpha/beta hydrolase fold domain-containing protein: protein MLRTKKLLYGCVITGSLMMLSAVAQNLYAEKADDNLATSKVTSPPVGKTAGESRRTGMDPVDDRVELREYLFTDTGEMLPYAVFVSSKVKKDVKAPLVLALHGFSGNHGTFMRRQCVEEAEKNGYIMVGPMGYSPTGPFGMQMRMPGPPKPDAEAPGDPNAPASSARQKPKTMYMGGDVGGKKEKDPAKVTELSEKDTMNVLNMALKEFNIDTNRIYLMGHSMGGGGALHIGEKYSDIWAAVAGVAPATFGFEWNAEMKLKNIPLMIIVGEDDTLVKGSEQAAGELKGLGFRVEYKSLPGLDHGEIIGGSMPDVFDFFNRYSNEVTGRKSPPGVFPANARGENVMVSLTPPANVKRIKLYEKTPGKIEFSENELNPMEPTLDLYIPDAGKATGAGVLVCPGGGYEMLTVPGEGGTIAEIFKAHNIAAFVVRYRHGPQYHYPTTLLDARRALRHIKAHAKEYNVDPDKVGVFGGSAGGHLAAMLATLYNNKLLPEAPYAPDRIDSLSARPAFALLLYPVIDLTDDSITHKGSRTNLTQENHDLYEALSPWKHVTPDTPPAFIVHGTYDFLVPVKNSLLFYEACIKEKVPVEMHLLDTPMHGFGVGASLNDKTVKDWPEQAIRFVERHTGSK from the coding sequence ATGCTTAGAACAAAAAAGCTATTATATGGTTGTGTAATTACTGGCAGTCTAATGATGTTATCAGCAGTGGCACAGAATTTATATGCAGAGAAGGCTGATGACAACCTGGCTACTTCAAAGGTCACGAGCCCGCCGGTTGGTAAAACAGCCGGAGAGAGCAGGCGAACAGGCATGGACCCGGTTGATGACCGTGTGGAACTGAGGGAGTACCTCTTTACTGATACTGGTGAGATGCTTCCATATGCGGTGTTTGTATCTTCAAAGGTTAAAAAGGATGTAAAGGCCCCACTGGTTCTGGCTCTGCACGGGTTCAGCGGGAATCACGGTACCTTTATGAGGAGGCAGTGCGTGGAGGAGGCAGAAAAGAATGGCTACATTATGGTCGGCCCTATGGGCTATAGCCCGACTGGCCCATTCGGTATGCAGATGCGCATGCCTGGTCCGCCGAAACCAGATGCCGAAGCACCCGGTGACCCAAATGCCCCCGCTTCCTCAGCCAGGCAAAAGCCCAAAACTATGTACATGGGTGGTGATGTCGGCGGTAAAAAAGAGAAGGACCCGGCCAAGGTTACCGAACTGAGTGAAAAGGATACCATGAATGTACTTAATATGGCCCTTAAGGAATTCAACATAGATACAAACAGGATATACCTGATGGGCCATTCAATGGGCGGAGGCGGTGCATTGCATATAGGAGAGAAGTATTCAGATATCTGGGCTGCGGTTGCCGGTGTGGCCCCGGCTACTTTCGGGTTTGAATGGAATGCGGAGATGAAGCTTAAAAATATACCTCTTATGATTATTGTGGGAGAGGATGACACACTGGTCAAGGGGTCGGAACAGGCAGCAGGAGAGCTCAAAGGGCTTGGCTTCAGGGTGGAGTACAAGTCTTTGCCCGGACTGGATCACGGTGAGATCATAGGGGGCAGCATGCCGGATGTGTTTGATTTTTTCAATCGGTATAGTAATGAGGTGACAGGAAGAAAGTCTCCTCCTGGTGTTTTCCCTGCCAATGCCAGGGGTGAAAATGTGATGGTAAGCCTTACACCTCCTGCCAATGTCAAACGAATCAAACTCTATGAAAAAACACCTGGTAAAATAGAGTTCTCCGAAAATGAACTCAATCCAATGGAGCCCACTCTGGATTTATATATCCCTGATGCCGGCAAGGCAACAGGGGCAGGCGTGCTGGTCTGTCCGGGTGGTGGTTACGAGATGCTGACAGTGCCCGGGGAAGGAGGCACGATCGCGGAGATCTTTAAGGCACATAATATTGCCGCCTTTGTGGTGCGTTACAGGCATGGCCCTCAATACCACTACCCCACAACACTGCTGGATGCCCGGCGCGCACTCAGGCACATTAAGGCCCATGCAAAAGAATACAATGTGGATCCGGATAAGGTTGGGGTTTTCGGAGGGTCAGCAGGAGGGCATCTTGCTGCCATGCTCGCTACGCTTTACAATAATAAACTCTTGCCTGAAGCGCCATATGCGCCCGACCGGATTGATAGCCTCAGCGCCAGGCCGGCCTTTGCGCTTTTGCTCTATCCGGTGATTGACCTGACTGATGATTCAATTACTCATAAAGGTTCACGAACAAACCTGACACAGGAAAATCACGATCTATATGAAGCGCTGTCACCATGGAAACATGTTACACCTGATACCCCTCCTGCATTTATTGTGCACGGTACTTATGATTTTTTGGTGCCTGTAAAGAATTCGCTCCTGTTTTACGAGGCATGCATTAAAGAAAAAGTTCCAGTGGAGATGCATCTTCTTGATACACCAATGCATGGTTTCGGGGTAGGGGCAAGTCTGAATGATAAGACCGTAAAAGATTGGCCTGAACAGGCAATAAGGTTTGTTGAGCGGCATACAGGATCAAAATAG